From the Drosophila simulans strain w501 chromosome 2L, Prin_Dsim_3.1, whole genome shotgun sequence genome, the window GCTCCGAGAAACACCGCGATGAACTCACGCGCTCCAGGGGTAAGATCAAGAAAAATCTGTACTTTTTTTCAGAAAGGATACAACCGAGTGATCAAATTCGGTTAATCTGATCCTGTCTCTTGCAGAACTTCTTGTTTTGGGCTTACTCATTATGGGTGCCACACAGCCGCAAAGGCTGAACAAACGTTTTAGGTTCGCCAGATGATTTTTAGATTTGATCAGAATTATTAACACTTTTATCAAAACTTACAACACTCTGATTAAATGATACTAGCAACACTTTGCATTGATCTCACGAAAATAGATGAAAAACATAGTTGACcgattgttttaatattttaacattaaGGTCTTTAAAATCAACTTATAAAAAACACCTGCAACCAACAGATACGAGTTTCACACCTTTTTACGTTTAACAGATTGCTTAAAACTAGAaccaattaaattgtttataatttctttttacacAACCATCGTACACACACTTCGCACAATGTAACTTTAGTCCAGGCCCACACTGAGACGGATtagtttaaactttaaactaattttaccTGAAACATAATCAAGTAATTTGTTATAGTTCAAAAGGCACAGTTTACACAATTTTACTCCACCAGCATGTTATTTTTGAGGCCATTTAGTCTgagaatataatttaaaaaaaatatgaaataaaactgCCTTTTAgtataattttgtattaagTAACATCTAACGATTCTCCATTTGCCCAACTACAGGTCACTCCAGTCGCTCTAGGCACAGTGAGCATCCGTCGTCGGGAACCCGGGAGAGCAGTCGGCCAAGTAAGACGAGATCGAGTCGCAGTAGCCACGACTCGGCAACGATACACAAAAAGTCGACCACGAGCACAACAGCCAGTTCGAAAGCATCGAAAACCACAGCGCATAAaccatctgcatctgcatcagcCAGCACCACCACAGCACCACCCACGCACCACCACGAACTGAcgtacgtatacgtaacgaATTTAGCCAATACCGAAACCAGCGAGGAGTCACCGGAACAGCATAGTGCCGAAAGCGTCGAGGAGCCCTCAAAAGAGGCGGACTACGCGAGCATTGATGAGGTAGAGACGGTGACGAAAGCACCGCAGCCACCGCCGCGCAGCAAACGAAAGAGATCCCTAATCCCAGTCCCGGTGAATCCGCCCGCCAGCTATGAGTATCGCACCAAGCTGCAGATGATACCGCCCAGCTACTCGAATCAGTCCACCCTGAGGTGCCGCAGTGTGGCCCGCAAGAAACCCTCCCTGAAGGCCACCCAATCGACCAGCTCGAGCTTCGCCTTCCTGCCCTACTTGCCGGCCAAACGGAACTCGAGTGTTAGCCATGTCTATGACAACTATCTGCTGTATGCCACCAGCGAGGAGCTAGGCAAGGCGGACAAGCTGCGTCCCTACCAAAACAATCTGAGCAATGAGCATGCGCAGCTTTTTGGTGCCTCGGCGACAGGGGCGGCGGCTcgggaggggcgtggccggctgagcggctggccaaaaaggctgAAAATGCGACAAGTGCGCAGCAGTGTGTCCACCCACCAGCCATTCGGCATCTGCACATGTTCATAGTCAGCGCGGGACAGACATTAGCccaaaagaaaccaaaaatccaaataaatatgataCATATCCTTTGGCTGACAGGATCTCGTCACAAAAATCACACAAGCACACCCAAATAATCCCAAATGCACGATTACGTTTGATATCCCacagctggccaaaaagtgaaCTGCATTTTCCTAACCACCACCCAAAaaccacccaaccaaccaCTGTGTTCCCCATACTAATACTAAAAtcccaaaaataatattcgaGTGTGAGAGACTTTCGTTgttaattttgattattatttattttggagcGCACACACAATCAAAAACTCGGCCAATGCACACaagcacaaaaaagaaaaaagggcCTGTCTGGGTTCTGTTTTTACTTTTCACAGCGTAAGCGTTTTTTCCAAATTCCGTTTACTTTTCTAACACCCAGTATTGCATGTTGGGATTTAGCGGGAAGTACGAAAAGTGGTTTGGAAATGGACATTAAACTATAATTTCTCTACTATCAAATGTGGCACCACAAAAAACGTTTTTTGAAACTGAATTTAAACTCCActaaaatataacatttttataatttaaccAAATAATTCTCTTGCATGTTTGACTACGATTAATGAACTCACACCACTTAAATTTCTAACCTCACGCACACTCCGCTCTATCAGTAGAATCAACTCTAAAAACTGACTATGAACATGTTGCTGgaaaccagaaaaaaaagtCAACTGAAATCATCAATGAAATTGGAATTAAAAAACCGAAACACAACATCAAACGGCCTTGCTCTATTCTATTTCTCTCTAGCAACTGGAACTACGTAGTTGAAGTAGCAATTTGGAAACACTATTCTAAGAAACCAAACAGtagaaaaatcattaaaattatatattatgtacTGTCGCATGTGTAATCTTAGATCTAACAGGGTATTTTCCTCGTCCACAGACACGGTAAAAGCACTCTGAATGGACACCAGCATCATCAGCAccagcacagcagcagcggcaagcATCAGGGATCTGGACATGGCCATcgggagcagcagccacaccATGTCCACAGCCTGACCACCTCGACGATGGCGAGTAGCAGGCATCCGCGGGATCGCCACGGCAAGGATAGGAAATAGGATGTGGGGACACCGGCGCGGAAGCAACGAACtactaaaaaataaagcatctaatttaaatgatttatatacacatttgtAAAACGCACTAACAACTGAACGACCAACCCAATTCGATGAGACTTTCTTTAGGTAATTTGCGAAATTTACTGGCAAGGCGataaatttcaaacaaattaCTCAAGGTTGACGGCACCCAAACTAACCGACTTACTAATATTGCAAAATGTGACTATGAATATGTTTCAGCTCCCAGTTCCTGTTCGCATTTCCACATTGCATTTCCcacacactgaaaaaaagaaTGGAAACACACGCTTTGGCATTGCACTCGAAATTCAAGTATTAAAATTATGCCAGCAACTCcacaaaattaaactaaaaactaaacatataaaataacaaatgatACTCATATATATTCTTCGGTAGCATTTAGTGTACGACAAGCAAagtgaatgaaaataaatataatacatatttcaattaaagtttttatctATATGAGGAATGGGGATAAATCGCGTATACGACGCGTAATCCATGTTGGCTAATACAAAGCGGTTCGTTGTATAAGCAACGGTCAATACATTTGCGAAATGTTCAATATAGTcatgaaatattatatatttgctcATACAATTCGAAAAAAACAACGTGGAAGTTCTCTTTTCGCAGACCCGTGCTAACTCTGTGAAGAGCTTTTTCGCAGCTTTTCCACATTTCGTtatatatttcactttttatcaCTAAACTCACGCAAACCAACAACTCGATAGGTAGCAAAGCTTATGGGTGCAATAATAATCCTCTGCGAGCGTTTTTGGTAATGGAAGAGCCTCTCAGTTGTTGTCCAACTGCCGTCAAGTTAAACTAAAATTGTCCACTTTCTGTGTGCCGTGAGTAGATtgaaaaagcagaaaaaattgATAATGTATAACTCGAGTGCCACTGCGTTATGCTCAAACTGGGCCACTGATAAGAACAAATATAACGTTAAGATAGCTAGTTGGGAGCAATTCGAAAAAATAACTTTCGAAATCCCATATAATTATGTTTGCCAATTTGTGACGCGATTTTGGGCACTCTAAATGACACTGCACCATCTGGTCTGGCATATAGATGAGTCATCGATCCGATAGACGGAGGAACCCTTAACACTTGGCTTTCTTATCTATAAATGTGATTATAATCTTCACTATCGAGCCAAATTAATATATGTGTGTCTTCCATCAAATTTTATTGTGCTTAAAATGCTTTCCCTAGCAAAATGAGTCATATGAACTCTAGGCACAAAGTTTGTTGAATTCCGTTGAATTTCACATTTCcttaaaatacacaaaatatttaaaatcacaCAGTACTCGAAACAATAAGAAGCCGATCGCTTGAACAGCTTTAATAGATCTTGATGTCTCTAATCacagttttgttttgaaacTTACTCTTATTTAGTTTTTGCTCCGAAAAATGCGCAAACTTTTTCTATAAAATTTTATCGTATCTTATCTCATCAAAACGCTCGTTTATCTTGTCTGAAATGGCGGTCTCGGCAACATCGGCacattaaaaatacaacgGTTGACCACATTTGGCTTAGATGTGCCATGCTATGTGCCATATCATTTACTgataactaaatatatacatatatatattggctTTTGTTGATAGGGAGTGAAACCTTCCTTGGTGTCTTAGTTTCGACTGCAGCGTATTTAACTTTCGGAATCGATTTGCGTCGGTTGTGTTATATTTTCGGCCCGTACAAAGAACCTATCTCGTATTGGTCTAAAGccttttattaatattactaTTGCTCTTACAGCGCataaactaaaacaaacaaaatgtcgCTACTAACGGGCAGCGCCAATGCTGTGAAGTACACGCTATTCGGATTCAACTTGATCTTTTTGGTAAGTTAATGATTTGGTCTCTATTTGGATGAGTCACCAGTCACAGGGCGCTGATAAAGCGCATTTGAGATTACGTTGACTAAAGGATTATTGGTCATTAGTTAAAACATACACTAAATACGAGGAATGGTGGCCATAAATGTTATTCTGGGCATTATATATATCCTTAAAATATATTGGTTATATTAACATTATGGTCTAACTACGTGCTACTTCGTTTTAGGCCATCATTCCAAAAAACTATAACACATAAATAAGTTacatttttgctatttttgcaAATCATACAAACACTACTTTATCTCCTACAcaatttctttcattttaataacataaataagTAACCTTTTCTTAGAAATAATTACGATAAATCCAAATTATGAATTGCTAAAATGCCTTAAACAAAGACCCTAATATTGATCATTATAACCATCCATCCAGATCACTGGCATTATCCTGATTGCCGTGGGAGCCGGAGTTGGCGCCGTCTATACGGGCTATAAACTCTTCCTGGCCGGAAAGTTCTTCTCGATCCCCACGTTCCTGATCGTGATCGGATCGTTCATCATCGTAATCTCTTTCTTTGGCTGCTGGGGTGCCCTGAAGGAGAACTACTGCCTGGTGCTCAGCTTCTCGGTCATGCTGGCCATCATCTTCATCCTGGAGCTGGCCGCTGGTATCAGTGGCTATGTGCTGCGCAACGACGCCTCCGATTTGATCAAAAATTCGCTGACTTACTCCTTGAACGAGTATAACAGTATTTTTCCGAATGCGACCACCAAGCTCTGGGATGAAATCCAGGAGGAGTTCGACTGCTGTGGTGTCAGCTCATACAAGGACTGGAACGGCGCCTTCCCCAACGGCGATCTTCCCATCTCCTGCTGCAACGTTCCCGTCGGCGCAGTGGGCACATTCACCTGCAATGATGCTCAGGCCAGCGTGGAATACCGACACAAAGTCGGATGCCTCGACGGATTCTCCGGATACATTTCCGCCCATGCGGTCAGCCTGGGAGCGGCAGGTGTGGTCATTGCCGTCCTCCAGGTGAGTTATGGTGCTGAAATAGCTCATGTACTGTTTGGCCTAAAATATAACTAGGCCAATTATTACAAATGTTTAATATCTTCCTAATACCTTTCACAACAATTTTCCTCTCCATTCTTTACAGTTCTTTGGCGTAATCTTTGCCTGCTACATTGCACGTGAGATTAAGATCCGTAATGGCATTACTGGTTTTATGTAGGTCCGGAGGAAATCGATTCTGTAGGATGATGAGCTAGATGAGGATGGTGCCGATATTTACTTTAAGACACTGCTAAATTCGATGATGTTCTAAGACATATTGTACTGACATTTACCCTTGCTTGTATAAATAAAGAACATATTTTAGTGTATTTATATTAACTTTTCTTTCGCTGTTTAATAAGGCTTATCGTCTAACTGGTTATACATTTGTCGCACAATGCAATCTTATCGTTCATACTGATATTGTGGTCAATAAAATTTTGAATGCATTGTTCATTCAATCTAAATCTTGCCTTATTACTTTAGTACTTACTAACAGAATATAGATGTTTGTCGATCAAAATACTgcttttttaaatgaaatacgaATGAAATTATAGCTgatacaaataatatttttttatataattcaaacaatctatttaaattttatcaccattttttatttctttaatttttgctgttgtataatttatatttaataatatattttaatatatttaatgtaatATATAGAGTTCCAGAGCATTGagagatatttaaatatatatatgactttagaaaaaacatattgcaaatatacacacatacatatgtatttttccCAATGAAGCCTGACAGCCAGCTGACATACTTATGAGCAAGCACACCTGTGTTTACctgtaaataatttaagcagTTCGGAAGTGCAGTGCGATTAAAAAATCGATAGACCATAGAAGTTGACTCACTTAAAACTGAATGTAAATCGATAATATACTCGATTGAGCCACTGGCATTGACATGTGAACTTGACCAGCACGGCATGTGAGTTTTTTAGGGGGAGTGAAGTCTTATAAGCAGATAAATTCCAGTTAGTTTCAGTAAGTATAAGATTTTAAAGGGCACTGGATGTACCATCGACTTGGCCCAATATTCGATATTAGAACATCCCTTTAATGGCGAAAACTTGCCTGAAATCGTTATCTTATCATATATTTGTCTAACTGGAAGGCTATGAGCCATAACAAACTGATAACGGTCGCTTGGAAAGCTTTCCAGAGAGTAGACGTGTTTCAAGTTCACTGAAAAAGTAAATGGgatttaaaagttttatatttacgCTTTCAGGATTATATTCATAATGCTTCGGAACTAAATGTTTCcatagatttatttattttatattctttatttatacCCTCAAAAAGAAGCGATTTTCCGCTACATACGTACATtgaaaaatatggaaatattcAAATCAATAAGCTAATAATAGTATTTgacaaaatttgtatttaaatattgcttcaaatttctcgcagtgtcCGAGCGAGTGGGAGTGAGAAGGCGGCAAGGCCGGACGGCCCCTTTCGGAGCGTGGGAGAGAGACGGCTGGTTGGCAGTTGACTTGGCCGATTGCCTTAACCGTTTTGCCACTCAGTTCAAGTGAGACTAGCAAAAGTTAAAGTACGTGCACTGCCGGGTCGGTCGGTCGTCAAATTAAAGCGAGCGATACTCTATACTATAcgatactatactatactatatatcgAAATCGGCCAGCTATTAACACTTTCACAAATTGCAGCTGACATCCAAGCGAGAAACTGCGAAATGGCTAATAGAGAACTGCAGCTGAATTCGGGCATGAGGTGCGCCAAGTACATGCTCATCATCGTGAGCTTCATGTTTGCGGTGAGTAGATGATCCTTGTTACTGAATCCCGGATCGTAGTCCTCCATTAATGCCACCCATGAATCACGGTTCCGCCATCTTggattattttccattttctgcGATTGCCTTTTTTTATCACACAGAGCACCTAGTCTTATCATCCCGTCCAGCTAAATGAGTGTGGGTGTAGTACtctatattttttgtttttcgctgataggaaaacaaaaatgagaGCGAACTGGGAAATCGCAGGGAAAGAGAAACAGGTCAAGAACCATTTTCTCTTACCaactgttttttgtttgccttctaCTAACGAATACCAActagatcaaaaataattgagATTGAGGTAGCAACCACATATATTAGGTATAAGGaaaatcttaaatttaaaaattacgCTATCGCAAATATcggttaaaaatatttttatttcatatttcaccATTCCTTACGATAACTCACTTTAACAATTACTCATTCTGATAAGATAGCCAGACCAAAATACTCTTTATAGTGTGGGTGCAACAATGTACATGTGTATTTCCGGGCCAGGTAATAATTGTTTGCTCAACTTGGTTGTTGAtctacaataaatattaacatatATGCTTTAAAACAAGCCAATAAATACGTTAGTTTGTAAAATAAGTGGGTGTGCACTTGGGGCAAACATGCTTTAAAAACCTAACAATGCCTATCCATTATTACAAACGTTTTGCGAtccttttattattaataagttAACAAGATTTAACAACGCCTATATATATTGCACACTATAAGTACGGTAAAGTGTTACTAgaattaaaaactaaactagTTCGCCATTTTTGATCATTCAGAATGGACATAGTAATAGATACTGCGTTCGATGTGTTCACAAAGTCACACTGAATATCTCaccgcaaattgaatttcacatGCAATTCCCAACGATTTCTTACCCCGTTTCCAATTTTCCGCCCCCAGCTGACCGCCATCCTCCTGATTATGGTGGGAACTACGATCCAGACCATCTTCGGCGACTTCAGCCTCTTCATCGATGGACACTTCTCGTCGCCACCGGCACTCCTCATTGCCATCGGATTCATTCTGATCGCAGTGGCCACCCTGGGGGCCTATGGAGCCGTCAAGGAGAGTGTGATGGTCATTAATCTGGTAAGATAAATTACTGAATCAAAATGTATTAACTGAATAACTGAATTTAAAGTGAGATTTTAATGGGTGATGTGCTAATATGATGACACTTATTTGCAGTACGGAGTGTGCCTGTTCCTGGTCTTCATCCTCGAGGTTTCTGCCGCCATCGCCGCCTTTGTGATGCAATCGCAGGTGAGGGGCATGCTGATCCGAACCATGAACCAAGCCCTGGCTGAGTACGAGCACGATCCCTACGTGGAGTCTGGAGTGGACTTCATGCAATCTATGGTATGTGCAAAACCCCTAAATATGGGATGTACaaggaaatgaaaagaaatgcATCCTAATATAATGTCACGCATTTCTTGACTACAGCTTGAGTGCTGCGGAGTTAATGAGCCGGAAGACTGGAAGGACTACCTATCCGCCAATGTGAACTCCACTCTGGGAGTCGATGACGTGGTGGTGCCCAACTCATGCTGCGGCAACCAACCAACAAGTCTGAACGACTCCACCCAGATGACCTGTATGGAGACCTACGACTACGGCTGCTTCCGCAAGATGAACTTCATTGTGTCGCAGAGCGCCATGCTGATTGCCACCGGAGCCACCACTGTGGCCTTTGTCCAGCTCCTCGGCGTCCTCTGCGCCTTCATGCTGGCCAAGACGCTGCGCCGCAACAAGTCCATCCGCGAGGCCCGCCgctggcagctgcagcagagCCTCGGCGTCCTCATCTCCGGCGGAAAGATGGCTCCGCCCCAGAATTCCGCTGTCACCGGCTATCAGCAGTTGGACAACGGAGAGCAGGGCTCCCACGAACCCTACACCTACACGCCCCAGAGCCCCAGCGTTAACTAGGCGGCGACATCGATCGAAGCCATATTTATACCGTATACCATTCCCAAAGAGATCCCCTTGTAAATGTAACTCTTTAATTTGTTAACTAAACATATagtaaaacgaaataaacgCGGTAGTCCTAGACTACCTGCTAAAAGGTATGGTAAATGTATGTTATAAAGAAAACTATATTATACCGTTGCAGAAGCTATATTGATTTCAGTcacaatataaattatatttttaatatgtaaAACAAGGCGATTCAATATAGCCAAGATCTACCATAGAAATAGTCACAGTAACCTAGGACTGTTTGGCCAAATCCCTTGCGCACTTCTTGAGCAATCGCAGTTGTCCCACGACGCTGCTACTGGCGGTTCCACCAATCGCATTATATTGCTGGACATTGTTGGAGTAGTCCGCCACTGCAACGATATCCGATCCAAATAGAGGACTGAATGTCTGGAGATCTCCCAGTGGCAAATCAGTGATCTCCACTCCGCGCTTTTCGGCCTCCGAGACCACGCGACCGATGATGTGGTGCGCCTGGCGGAATGGAACCCCCTTCTTTACCAGATAGTAGGCCTGTAAGTAGGGAATGTAATGTATTCTTATGAAATATAGCCTTTAGGCGTACTTACCCAGTCCGTGGCCAGCATGTCTGTGCTAAGTGCCGCCTCCATTGATTCCTGTTTGACCTGAATCGTCTGCAGGACACCATCGGTAACCTCGAGCACTTGGGACAGCTTGTCGAAGGACTGGAAGCAGAATTGCTTGTCGTACTGCAAGTCCTTGTTGTAGGTGGACGGAGTGCCCTTAATGGTCATCATTATCCCCGTCAGATTGGCGGTGATCACTCCGGCCATGCCGCGAATCAGCTCCAAGCTGTCCGGATTCCTTTTCTGAGGCATCAGGCTGCTGCCACTGGAAAAGCCATCGGCCAGTTTGATGAAGTCGAACTCCTTGGTGCTGTAGATGATCAAATCCTCCGCCAATCGGGACAGATGCAGGCTCACCATAGAGCAGCAGTAGATGAAGTCAACTAGAAGGTTGATATGGACAAAATTCTAATTAAAGTACCCTTAATCTTttacaaaactttttaatcTCTTAAAGAATAAGGTAAAAATTCTCAttgcaatgcaatttaattatttaaacaaaatttaaaataaagcaataTTCTGTTATGTaggaaaaaaaccaaaaaccaagaGGTGTAAtcaacttttctttttttgtttaatctGGGCAATTAAACCAGCCCCACTTATCAGTGTCTCTCCTGAATAATCAAAAGTGGAGCGGTACGCTGATAAGAAATCAATCGAACCAAAATCCATTATCAACGACTTTGAAATGACTTAAGTGGGCGTTTCTCACACCAGACTCACCTACAAAATCTCGATCTCCCACGGCGTGCATGCTGTTGGCTGTGACGCCCGAGAATCCCAGCCTCTCGGCCAGCCACAAACGATCGATGCCAAGGGGATTTCCCGCCAGAGCGCCACTTCCAAGGGGCAGGACATTCGCCCGATCCCTGAGCTCCACCAGGCGCTGACCATCTTCCCTTAATGCAAACgcgtgcgagagcagccaGTGGGAGAACTGAACGGCCTGGGCCCGCTGCAGATGCGTGTATCCTGGCATGAGGACGCCCAGGTGGAGTTCCGCCTGCCTGGTGGCAGTTTCGATGATGCGACTCAGCCGGCCCAAGGTCTCACGAATGGCCTTGCGAAGCCATAGCTTCATGTCCGTGACCACCTGGTCATTTCTGCTTCTGCCCGTGTGCAGCCGCTGGCCCAGTTCGCCGGTAATCTCCACCAGCAATCGCTCGTTCACCGTGTGCACATCCTCGTCACCGGGTAGAATCTTCACAGTTCCCTCGATCCAATCGAATCGCAACAGCTCCAGATTCTTTACCAACTTATCCGCCTCGGCTGCGTTGATGAGACCAGCTCGATGGAGTGCCTCTGCATACGCCTTGCTGGCGTCCAAATCATCCGCATAGAGGCGGGAATCGTAGGGCAGGCTGTTATTAAGCGAATGGAGAGCCTCATGCGGCCCCTCGGTGAACCTACCACCCCACATCTTATAGCAGCTCTCGGGGATCTGGGTCATGATGGATCCGATTGGCGCAACAGTTGTTTGATTACTGGGGCCGCTCGCAGATACTTCATTGTGTCG encodes:
- the LOC27207690 gene encoding CD63 antigen, with amino-acid sequence MSLLTGSANAVKYTLFGFNLIFLITGIILIAVGAGVGAVYTGYKLFLAGKFFSIPTFLIVIGSFIIVISFFGCWGALKENYCLVLSFSVMLAIIFILELAAGISGYVLRNDASDLIKNSLTYSLNEYNSIFPNATTKLWDEIQEEFDCCGVSSYKDWNGAFPNGDLPISCCNVPVGAVGTFTCNDAQASVEYRHKVGCLDGFSGYISAHAVSLGAAGVVIAVLQFFGVIFACYIAREIKIRNGITGFM
- the LOC6731577 gene encoding tetraspanin-6; translated protein: MANRELQLNSGMRCAKYMLIIVSFMFALTAILLIMVGTTIQTIFGDFSLFIDGHFSSPPALLIAIGFILIAVATLGAYGAVKESVMVINLYGVCLFLVFILEVSAAIAAFVMQSQVRGMLIRTMNQALAEYEHDPYVESGVDFMQSMLECCGVNEPEDWKDYLSANVNSTLGVDDVVVPNSCCGNQPTSLNDSTQMTCMETYDYGCFRKMNFIVSQSAMLIATGATTVAFVQLLGVLCAFMLAKTLRRNKSIREARRWQLQQSLGVLISGGKMAPPQNSAVTGYQQLDNGEQGSHEPYTYTPQSPSVN
- the LOC6731578 gene encoding argininosuccinate lyase, which produces MSNFCFKDNMAVRHNEVSASGPSNQTTVAPIGSIMTQIPESCYKMWGGRFTEGPHEALHSLNNSLPYDSRLYADDLDASKAYAEALHRAGLINAAEADKLVKNLELLRFDWIEGTVKILPGDEDVHTVNERLLVEITGELGQRLHTGRSRNDQVVTDMKLWLRKAIRETLGRLSRIIETATRQAELHLGVLMPGYTHLQRAQAVQFSHWLLSHAFALREDGQRLVELRDRANVLPLGSGALAGNPLGIDRLWLAERLGFSGVTANSMHAVGDRDFVVDFIYCCSMVSLHLSRLAEDLIIYSTKEFDFIKLADGFSSGSSLMPQKRNPDSLELIRGMAGVITANLTGIMMTIKGTPSTYNKDLQYDKQFCFQSFDKLSQVLEVTDGVLQTIQVKQESMEAALSTDMLATDWAYYLVKKGVPFRQAHHIIGRVVSEAEKRGVEITDLPLGDLQTFSPLFGSDIVAVADYSNNVQQYNAIGGTASSSVVGQLRLLKKCARDLAKQS